One Kitasatospora sp. NBC_01266 genomic window carries:
- a CDS encoding adenylate kinase, with product MGQLIGLSNRQGSEELTAVHRILIGGISGSGKSTLAARLSARLTIPYHELDALHHGPEWTKMESFESDVEAFANEPEWLTEDQYHPFLGELLWECADTVIWLDLPRRTVMFRVIRRSLVRVVGRQALWNGNRETWRKLLFDPTHPIRWAWTQHGVRRRATAERIERHPKVRVVRLTTVRQVDQWLRSLPTGRPDATSV from the coding sequence GTGGGCCAGCTCATAGGCCTATCCAATCGACAAGGGTCTGAGGAGCTCACGGCTGTGCACAGGATTCTCATCGGCGGTATCTCGGGGTCGGGCAAGTCGACACTGGCCGCCCGGCTGTCCGCGCGGCTGACTATTCCGTACCATGAACTCGACGCCCTTCACCATGGTCCGGAGTGGACCAAAATGGAATCCTTCGAATCCGATGTCGAGGCATTCGCGAACGAGCCGGAGTGGCTCACCGAGGACCAGTACCACCCGTTTCTGGGGGAGCTCCTCTGGGAATGCGCCGACACCGTCATCTGGCTGGACCTGCCGCGTCGCACGGTCATGTTCCGGGTGATCCGCAGGTCACTGGTCCGGGTCGTCGGCCGGCAGGCCCTGTGGAACGGAAACCGGGAGACCTGGCGGAAACTGCTCTTCGATCCGACCCATCCGATCCGGTGGGCCTGGACCCAGCACGGCGTCCGGCGCCGCGCGACGGCCGAGCGGATCGAACGCCACCCAAAGGTGCGGGTGGTGCGGTTGACCACCGTCCGGCAGGTGGACCAGTGGCTCCGGTCACTGCCGACCGGCCGGCCCGACGCCACCTCGGTCTGA
- a CDS encoding class II aldolase/adducin family protein: MTATVDDSAGVQQVSPFVASLRARPRPELPTKPVTLTVEQDRRWRQERLVGALRIFARLGFEEQLAGHLSVRDPELPDHFWLNPLGRAFSRLRVSDLVLVGPQGLAVHGEGRVSTAAFTIHSHIFAARPDVMATAHTHSVYGKALSALSQPLLPITQDSCMFFEDNVVIPFEGLVRGEEEGKRIVDHLGSNRVAVLANHGLLTTGRSVDEAAALFVIAERAAQAQLLAAAAGELTLIPPEVARANHDQARGDGSTLFLNLWEQIVHEEPDLLL; this comes from the coding sequence ATGACAGCTACCGTCGACGATTCCGCAGGCGTTCAGCAGGTCTCACCGTTCGTCGCCTCGCTCCGGGCCCGGCCCAGGCCTGAACTCCCCACCAAACCAGTCACCCTGACGGTGGAGCAGGACCGCCGGTGGCGCCAGGAGCGGCTGGTGGGCGCGCTGCGCATCTTCGCCCGGCTGGGCTTCGAGGAGCAGCTCGCCGGCCACCTCAGCGTGCGCGACCCCGAACTCCCGGACCACTTCTGGCTGAACCCGCTCGGGCGCGCCTTCAGCCGGCTGCGGGTCTCCGACCTCGTCCTGGTCGGCCCGCAGGGCCTCGCGGTCCACGGCGAGGGACGGGTCAGCACCGCCGCCTTCACCATCCACTCGCACATCTTCGCGGCGCGCCCCGACGTGATGGCCACCGCGCACACCCACTCGGTGTACGGCAAGGCACTCTCGGCGCTGTCCCAGCCGCTGCTGCCGATCACCCAGGACTCCTGCATGTTCTTCGAGGACAACGTGGTGATCCCGTTCGAGGGCCTGGTGCGCGGCGAGGAGGAGGGCAAGCGGATCGTCGACCACCTGGGGAGCAACCGGGTGGCCGTGCTCGCCAACCACGGCCTGCTGACCACCGGGCGCAGCGTGGACGAGGCGGCGGCGCTGTTCGTCATCGCCGAACGGGCCGCGCAGGCCCAGCTGCTGGCCGCGGCGGCGGGCGAGTTGACGCTCATTCCGCCGGAGGTGGCGCGGGCCAACCACGACCAGGCCCGCGGGGACGGCTCGACGCTCTTCCTCAACCTGTGGGAGCAGATCGTGCACGAGGAGCCCGATCTGCTGCTCTGA
- a CDS encoding NAD(P)-dependent oxidoreductase has protein sequence MTVVQVLRHRGVADGLSLPPDLAAAVEIIDIPPDGPLPPGLSAPVLFTGAWRGGMPNLYRTVEQGGVRWVHLYGAGVEELDLRRLCAGGRLVTNSAGAGAVPIAEWTMATLLAFEKQLPETWLRDAPANWYERKPLGTLSGRRLAVLGLGHIGTALAQRAVPFGVRVRGLRRRAGGPAVPGVELVDSLPELLAQAEHVVLTAPLTSATRGVIDAKAFELMTPGVHLVNVARGGLIDHDALREALDTGVVARASIDVPDPEPPPAGHWLYAHPKVRLTPHLSYAWPGSRAAHAEIFVDNLRRYLRGREPVNRVDPDAGY, from the coding sequence ATGACCGTGGTTCAGGTGCTGCGGCACCGCGGTGTTGCGGATGGTCTGTCGCTGCCACCCGATCTGGCCGCCGCGGTGGAGATTATCGATATTCCGCCGGACGGCCCGTTGCCGCCGGGCCTGTCCGCACCTGTCCTCTTCACCGGGGCGTGGCGCGGCGGGATGCCCAATCTCTACCGGACGGTGGAGCAGGGTGGTGTGCGATGGGTTCATCTCTACGGTGCGGGGGTCGAGGAGCTCGACCTGCGGCGGCTCTGCGCCGGCGGCCGGCTGGTCACCAACTCGGCGGGCGCCGGGGCGGTGCCCATCGCGGAGTGGACCATGGCGACGCTGCTGGCCTTCGAGAAGCAGCTCCCCGAGACCTGGCTGCGCGACGCGCCGGCGAACTGGTACGAGCGCAAGCCGCTGGGCACCCTGTCCGGGCGCCGGCTCGCGGTCCTCGGACTCGGGCACATCGGGACGGCGCTCGCCCAGCGAGCCGTCCCCTTCGGGGTCAGGGTCCGCGGGCTGCGCCGCCGGGCTGGCGGGCCGGCCGTGCCGGGGGTCGAGCTGGTCGACTCACTGCCCGAGCTGCTGGCACAGGCCGAGCACGTGGTGCTCACCGCGCCGCTCACCTCGGCCACCCGCGGTGTCATCGACGCGAAGGCGTTCGAACTGATGACGCCGGGTGTGCACCTGGTCAACGTGGCGCGCGGCGGCCTGATCGACCACGACGCGCTGCGCGAAGCGCTCGACACCGGCGTGGTGGCCCGGGCGTCCATCGACGTGCCGGATCCGGAGCCGCCGCCGGCCGGCCACTGGCTCTACGCCCATCCCAAGGTCCGCCTGACCCCGCACCTGTCGTACGCGTGGCCGGGGTCCCGGGCGGCCCACGCCGAGATCTTCGTCGACAACCTGCGCAGATACCTGCGCGGCCGTGAGCCGGTGAACCGGGTCGACCCGGACGCCGGCTACTGA
- a CDS encoding TauD/TfdA family dioxygenase produces the protein MSWPTRLSFSAAESDGLRAAAASWTVAALADRRAQLTALDTACERMPRLREVVDRLTTAVHRTGAVIAQGTPLDDSVLIMLAGALGEVTPVGNGSPPGRLVYDLVTGPDSPYDPEALPLHTDSVFEARPHPHMGLACVRPSPGGDGLTTLARADRLAEAVAERDPHHLRLLQDPCFPFAKLRGGRADPDTAVRRSPVLRVEGDDVTVTFHGRHVREGMQLRPAAVDAEHRAALRTLEAVLAEPGFSTVVALDRGDLLLTDNQRVLHGRTEVLPAAGERHVKRIKIWSD, from the coding sequence ATGAGCTGGCCCACCCGCCTCAGTTTCTCCGCCGCCGAGAGCGACGGACTGCGTGCCGCCGCCGCGTCCTGGACCGTAGCGGCCCTGGCGGACCGCCGCGCTCAGCTGACCGCGCTGGACACCGCCTGCGAGCGGATGCCGCGCCTGCGCGAGGTGGTCGACCGGCTGACCACCGCCGTGCACCGCACCGGTGCGGTCATCGCCCAGGGCACGCCGCTGGACGACAGCGTGCTGATCATGCTCGCCGGTGCCCTCGGCGAGGTCACCCCGGTGGGCAACGGCTCGCCGCCGGGGCGACTGGTCTACGACCTGGTCACCGGACCCGACTCCCCGTACGACCCCGAGGCCCTGCCGCTGCACACCGACTCGGTCTTCGAGGCCCGCCCGCATCCCCACATGGGGCTGGCCTGCGTGCGGCCCAGCCCTGGCGGCGACGGGCTGACCACCCTGGCACGGGCCGACCGGCTGGCCGAGGCGGTGGCCGAGCGCGACCCGCACCACCTGAGGCTGCTCCAGGACCCCTGCTTCCCGTTTGCCAAGCTCCGCGGCGGCCGGGCCGACCCCGACACCGCCGTCCGCCGGTCGCCGGTGCTGCGGGTCGAGGGCGACGACGTCACCGTGACCTTCCACGGCCGGCATGTCAGGGAGGGCATGCAGCTGCGGCCCGCAGCGGTCGACGCCGAGCACCGCGCCGCGCTGCGGACCCTGGAGGCGGTGCTGGCCGAGCCCGGGTTCTCCACGGTGGTGGCGCTGGACCGGGGTGACCTGCTGCTGACCGACAACCAGCGGGTGCTGCACGGCCGGACGGAGGTTCTGCCGGCCGCGGGGGAGCGCCACGTCAAGCGGATCAAGATCTGGAGCGACTGA
- a CDS encoding GDSL-type esterase/lipase family protein, translating to MPEGSGPGPAPRAAGRIPAASALLRFRGAVSLERYDDWVAPWRIPHRERDLYLPERGTERGAFTAGVRLTLRTDSSWLSCRYRSHPPPDMGEPKEVARVDVCCDGRLVATVELATDGAESSFRVAGLPAGSKRVELWLPCYNRFELRELEVAPDAEVTADDQVSPRWVHYGSSISNGRGATSPGRAWHALLARSAGLDLTSVGLGGVCHLQPAFARLIRDTPADLLTCCIGINVCKYGTHNARSFSDALIGFLQIVREGHPGTPLVVTSAIHSPRWEDAPGAAGLTLPEYREFTRRAVAALRRHGDRDLHYVDGLQLFGPADEHLMLEPPGSAPLHLGPRGHVLFASRLRRALRELAVPALTS from the coding sequence ATGCCTGAGGGGTCCGGCCCCGGCCCGGCCCCCCGGGCCGCCGGGCGGATCCCCGCGGCCTCCGCGCTGCTGCGGTTCCGGGGCGCGGTCTCGCTGGAGCGGTACGACGACTGGGTGGCCCCCTGGCGCATCCCGCACCGGGAGCGCGACCTCTACCTGCCCGAACGCGGGACCGAGCGGGGCGCCTTCACCGCCGGGGTCCGGCTCACCCTGCGGACCGACAGCAGCTGGCTGAGCTGCCGCTACCGCTCCCACCCGCCGCCCGACATGGGTGAGCCCAAGGAGGTCGCGCGGGTCGACGTCTGCTGCGACGGTCGGCTGGTCGCCACCGTCGAGCTGGCGACCGACGGCGCCGAGAGCTCCTTCCGGGTCGCCGGACTGCCGGCCGGCTCGAAACGGGTTGAGTTGTGGCTGCCCTGCTACAACCGCTTCGAACTGCGCGAGCTCGAGGTGGCGCCGGACGCCGAGGTGACCGCCGACGACCAGGTGTCGCCCCGGTGGGTCCACTACGGCAGCTCGATCTCCAACGGGCGCGGCGCCACCTCGCCGGGCCGGGCGTGGCACGCCCTGCTCGCCCGGTCCGCGGGCCTGGATCTGACCTCGGTCGGCCTGGGCGGCGTCTGCCACCTGCAGCCGGCGTTCGCGCGGCTGATCCGCGACACCCCGGCCGACCTGCTGACCTGCTGCATCGGGATCAACGTCTGCAAGTACGGGACGCACAACGCGCGCAGCTTCTCCGACGCCCTGATCGGCTTCCTGCAGATCGTCCGCGAAGGGCACCCGGGCACGCCGCTGGTGGTGACCTCCGCCATCCACTCCCCGCGCTGGGAGGACGCTCCGGGAGCCGCCGGGCTGACCCTGCCGGAATACCGCGAGTTCACCCGGCGCGCGGTGGCGGCCCTGCGCCGGCACGGCGACCGCGACCTGCACTACGTCGACGGACTCCAGCTGTTCGGTCCGGCCGACGAACACCTGATGCTCGAACCCCCGGGGAGTGCCCCGCTGCACCTGGGACCACGGGGTCACGTGCTCTTCGCGAGCCGGCTGCGCCGTGCCCTGCGGGAACTCGCGGTTCCCGCCCTGACCTCCTGA
- a CDS encoding TauD/TfdA family dioxygenase: MTWPTRIGMPGGIRTALDESAARWSVDQLARPEVQRRALEDAGRNVAGLRDLLGEVTETVHRSGAVLVAGFPHGSSALVVFAAALGEVNATYNGPAPGRLVHDLVAAAGADYQKADPPHNDSVFIERPHAFIGLLCIRPSGRQDGLTELIRAADVVDALRERGADLEALQDPCFPFAEPEPKDPSAGPPAVHLRPVLSGEGTGATVLWRPTRVRAGLRLRPDALDARHRAALAAFEAVLTEPGLATRVLLGASDLLLLDNRRALHGRTPVAPGGNDRHLKRVKVHA; the protein is encoded by the coding sequence ATGACCTGGCCCACTCGCATCGGGATGCCCGGCGGCATCCGCACGGCGCTCGACGAGAGCGCCGCCCGCTGGTCCGTGGACCAGCTGGCGCGGCCCGAGGTACAGCGGCGCGCGCTCGAGGACGCCGGCCGGAACGTCGCGGGCCTGCGGGACCTGCTGGGGGAGGTCACCGAGACCGTGCACCGCAGCGGCGCCGTGCTCGTCGCGGGGTTCCCGCACGGCTCCAGCGCCCTGGTGGTCTTCGCCGCCGCGCTCGGCGAGGTGAACGCGACGTACAACGGCCCGGCCCCGGGCCGGCTGGTCCACGACCTGGTCGCGGCCGCCGGAGCGGACTACCAGAAGGCCGATCCGCCGCACAACGACTCGGTCTTCATCGAGCGGCCGCACGCCTTCATCGGTCTGCTCTGCATCCGGCCCAGCGGGCGCCAGGACGGGCTGACCGAGCTGATCCGGGCCGCCGACGTGGTGGACGCGCTGCGCGAACGCGGCGCCGACCTCGAGGCGCTCCAGGACCCGTGCTTCCCGTTCGCCGAGCCCGAGCCCAAGGACCCGAGCGCTGGTCCGCCGGCCGTGCACCTGCGCCCGGTGCTGAGCGGGGAGGGCACGGGGGCCACCGTGCTGTGGCGGCCGACCCGGGTGCGGGCCGGTCTGCGGCTGCGCCCTGACGCCCTGGACGCGCGCCACCGCGCGGCGCTGGCGGCCTTCGAGGCGGTGCTGACCGAGCCCGGGCTGGCCACCCGCGTCCTGCTGGGCGCGAGCGACCTGCTGCTGCTGGACAACCGCCGTGCGCTGCACGGCCGTACGCCGGTGGCGCCCGGCGGGAACGACCGGCACCTCAAGCGGGTCAAGGTCCATGCCTGA
- a CDS encoding ABC transporter ATP-binding protein, with amino-acid sequence MTTAPVSSTDADWWRRLLGYVWRHRRDVLVGFGASLGGMAVSALVPLITKVVIDDAVGSHRRPLAPWAALLLAAAAAVYGLAYLRRYHGTRIAHDVQHELRMDVFRALTRLDGEQQDALDTGQLIGRTTSDLQLIQALLYLLPTVLGNALLFVLSLAVMLVLSPALTLIALLVSPVLWLIARRSRAQLYPATRHAQEQAAKVVGVVEGAVSGAQVTRGFGQERQEAARLALAGRRLYAARLRTIRLDAHYSSALQAVPVLGQVGMLALGGWMAVEGHITLGTFVAFSSYLAQLAGPVSSFAATLTTVQQARAGAVRVLELIDRQPGLAEGRQQLPEDAPAAVEFDGVDFGYDPRRPVLRGIDLRIEPGETVAVLGAAGSGKSTLALLLPRFYDVTAGAVRIGGRDVRDLTLDSLRAAIGLVPEDSFLFSGTIRANIAFGRPTATDAQVIAAARAARAHTFVTDLPDGYDTVVGSRGLTLSGGQRQRLALARALLTEPRLLVLDDATSAVDALVESDIHEALRKILAGRTTLLIARRRSTLALADRVAVLEAGRLVDVGTQDELQERCPLYRQLLAGPGAADVAAVPGEAGTTTVAHSRTSAEDLTAPASEPAPSDLTASDLTASDLTALDASNVPAEAAALGPRELLRGFRGPLLAILLLMALDTAAGLLLPMLIRHGVDAGVRRHALSALWVASLVGLGTVAVQWSAQRGATRVTGRTGERLLYALRARIFAHVHRLGLDAIERDVDGRIMTTLATDVEALSSFLRTGLVTALLSLLTAGGILVVLLAIDLKLALLVFATLPLAAAATWVFRRASVRTYRLARRQVGVVNADLREHSAGLRLVQAFRAEGSGRQRFAERSDAYRSSRVRGQHLFALYFPFVEFLGSLAVALVLVVGAHRVDAGTLTVGGLVAYLLYIDLLLAPVSQLSQVFDGYQQATVALGRIQDLLHTPTGTPLPPTPRAVTALRGEIAFDAVHFRYPSDEADALTAIELRIPAGQTVVFVGETGAGKSTLVKLVARFYDPTAGAVLIDGHDLRDLDLEGYRHRLGVVPQEPYLFAGTVRDAIGYGRPDATDTQIEAAARAVGAHEVIVGLDGGYHHPVAERGRNLSGGQRQLIALARAQLVDPDILLLDEATAALDLATESLVHRATDRLAQRRTTLIVAHRLTTAARADRVIVLDRGRIVEDGTHAELLAADGHYAALWQAFTGVTPPAPAGPGAASRHAVAVSVSVSVSVSVSEAR; translated from the coding sequence ATGACGACGGCACCGGTCAGCAGCACCGACGCGGACTGGTGGCGGCGCCTGCTCGGATACGTCTGGCGTCACCGGCGCGACGTGCTGGTGGGGTTCGGGGCCTCGCTGGGCGGCATGGCCGTGAGCGCGCTCGTCCCGCTGATCACCAAGGTCGTCATCGACGACGCGGTCGGCTCGCACCGCAGGCCGCTCGCACCGTGGGCGGCCCTGCTGCTGGCCGCCGCCGCGGCCGTCTACGGGCTCGCCTATCTGCGCCGCTACCACGGCACCCGGATCGCCCACGACGTCCAGCACGAACTGCGCATGGATGTGTTCCGGGCGCTGACCCGGCTGGACGGAGAGCAGCAGGACGCCCTGGACACCGGCCAGTTGATCGGCCGGACCACCAGCGACCTGCAACTGATCCAGGCACTGCTCTACCTGCTGCCCACGGTCCTCGGCAACGCGCTGCTCTTCGTGCTCTCGCTGGCCGTGATGCTGGTGCTGTCCCCGGCGCTGACCCTGATCGCGCTGCTGGTCTCCCCCGTGCTCTGGCTGATCGCCCGCCGCAGTCGCGCCCAGCTCTACCCCGCGACCCGGCACGCGCAGGAACAGGCGGCCAAGGTCGTCGGAGTCGTCGAGGGCGCCGTCTCCGGCGCCCAGGTCACCCGGGGATTCGGCCAGGAGCGGCAGGAGGCGGCCAGGCTCGCCCTGGCCGGCCGCCGGCTGTACGCCGCCCGGCTGCGAACCATCCGCCTGGACGCCCACTACAGCTCCGCCCTGCAGGCCGTGCCGGTGCTGGGCCAGGTCGGCATGCTCGCACTCGGCGGCTGGATGGCGGTCGAGGGGCACATCACCCTCGGCACCTTCGTGGCCTTCTCCAGCTATCTGGCCCAACTCGCCGGTCCGGTCTCCTCGTTCGCCGCCACCCTGACCACCGTGCAACAGGCGCGGGCCGGCGCCGTCCGGGTGCTGGAGCTGATCGACCGCCAACCGGGACTGGCCGAGGGCCGGCAGCAGCTCCCCGAGGACGCGCCCGCCGCCGTCGAGTTCGACGGCGTGGACTTCGGCTACGACCCGCGGCGGCCGGTGCTGCGCGGCATCGACCTGCGGATCGAGCCGGGCGAGACGGTCGCCGTGCTGGGCGCCGCCGGCAGCGGCAAGTCCACCCTGGCCCTGCTGCTGCCGCGCTTCTACGACGTCACCGCCGGCGCGGTGCGGATCGGCGGCCGGGACGTCCGCGACCTGACCCTGGACTCGCTGCGCGCGGCGATCGGCCTGGTACCCGAGGACAGTTTCCTGTTCAGCGGCACGATCCGGGCCAACATCGCCTTCGGGCGGCCCACCGCGACGGACGCCCAGGTCATCGCCGCGGCCCGGGCCGCCCGGGCGCACACCTTCGTCACCGACCTGCCGGACGGCTACGACACGGTCGTCGGCTCCCGGGGCCTGACGCTCTCGGGCGGCCAGCGGCAGCGCCTGGCGCTCGCCCGTGCGCTCCTCACCGAGCCCCGGCTGCTGGTCCTGGACGACGCCACGTCGGCCGTGGACGCCCTGGTCGAGTCCGACATCCATGAGGCCCTGCGCAAGATCCTCGCGGGCCGGACGACCCTGCTGATCGCCCGCCGCCGGTCCACCCTCGCCCTGGCCGACCGGGTCGCGGTGCTGGAGGCCGGCCGGCTGGTGGACGTCGGCACCCAGGACGAGCTCCAGGAACGGTGCCCGCTCTACCGGCAGCTGTTGGCCGGACCCGGGGCGGCGGACGTGGCAGCCGTTCCGGGGGAAGCGGGCACCACGACGGTGGCTCACTCCCGGACTTCCGCCGAGGACTTGACGGCGCCAGCTTCCGAGCCGGCGCCATCGGACCTCACCGCGTCGGACCTCACCGCGTCGGACCTCACCGCGTTGGATGCGTCGAACGTCCCCGCCGAGGCCGCCGCTCTCGGTCCCCGCGAGCTGCTCCGCGGGTTCCGCGGCCCGCTGCTGGCGATCCTGCTGCTGATGGCGCTGGACACCGCCGCCGGACTGCTGCTCCCGATGCTGATCCGGCACGGTGTCGACGCCGGGGTCCGCCGGCACGCGCTGTCCGCGCTCTGGGTCGCGTCGCTGGTGGGCCTCGGCACCGTCGCGGTCCAGTGGTCCGCCCAGCGCGGGGCCACCAGAGTCACCGGCCGGACCGGCGAACGCCTGCTCTACGCACTGCGGGCGAGGATCTTCGCGCACGTGCACCGGCTCGGCCTGGATGCCATCGAACGCGACGTGGACGGCCGGATCATGACGACTCTGGCCACCGACGTGGAAGCGCTCTCCTCCTTCCTCCGGACCGGTCTGGTCACGGCCCTGCTCAGCCTGCTCACCGCCGGCGGGATCCTGGTCGTCCTGCTGGCGATCGACCTCAAGCTGGCGCTGCTGGTCTTCGCCACCCTCCCGCTGGCCGCCGCCGCGACCTGGGTCTTCCGCCGGGCCTCGGTGCGCACCTACCGGCTGGCCCGCCGTCAGGTCGGGGTCGTCAACGCCGACCTGCGTGAGCACTCCGCCGGTCTGCGGCTCGTCCAGGCCTTCCGGGCGGAGGGCAGCGGCCGGCAGCGGTTCGCCGAGCGCAGCGACGCCTACCGGAGCTCGCGGGTGCGCGGCCAGCACCTGTTCGCGCTCTACTTCCCGTTCGTGGAGTTCCTGGGCAGCCTGGCCGTCGCGCTGGTGCTGGTCGTCGGCGCGCACCGGGTCGACGCGGGCACGCTCACCGTGGGCGGGCTGGTGGCCTACCTGCTCTACATCGATCTGCTGCTCGCACCGGTCAGCCAGCTCTCGCAGGTCTTCGACGGCTACCAGCAGGCGACAGTCGCGCTGGGCCGGATCCAGGACCTGCTGCACACCCCCACCGGCACACCGCTGCCGCCCACGCCGCGAGCGGTCACCGCGCTGCGCGGCGAGATCGCCTTCGACGCCGTCCACTTCCGCTACCCATCGGACGAGGCCGACGCGCTGACCGCCATCGAGCTGCGGATTCCCGCCGGGCAGACGGTCGTCTTCGTCGGCGAGACGGGGGCGGGGAAGTCCACCCTGGTCAAGCTGGTCGCGCGGTTCTACGACCCGACCGCCGGAGCGGTCCTGATCGACGGCCACGACCTGCGCGACCTCGACCTGGAGGGCTACCGCCACCGCCTCGGCGTCGTCCCCCAGGAGCCCTACCTGTTCGCCGGTACGGTGCGCGACGCCATCGGCTACGGACGGCCGGACGCTACCGACACCCAGATCGAGGCGGCGGCCCGGGCCGTGGGCGCGCACGAGGTGATCGTCGGGCTGGACGGCGGCTACCACCACCCCGTCGCCGAACGCGGCCGCAACCTCTCCGGCGGCCAGCGGCAGCTGATCGCCCTGGCCCGCGCCCAACTGGTCGATCCCGACATCCTGTTGCTGGACGAGGCCACCGCGGCACTCGACCTGGCCACCGAGTCCCTGGTCCACCGCGCCACCGACCGCCTCGCCCAGCGCCGCACCACCCTGATCGTGGCCCACCGGCTCACCACCGCCGCCCGAGCCGACCGCGTGATCGTCCTCGACCGGGGCCGGATCGTCGAGGACGGCACCCACGCCGAACTCCTGGCCGCCGACGGACACTACGCGGCGCTGTGGCAGGCCTTCACCGGCGTGACACCACCCGCCCCCGCCGGTCCGGGGGCCGCGAGCCGCCACGCGGTGGCGGTGTCGGTGTCGGTGTCGGTGTCCGTGTCCGTGTCCGAGGCGCGCTGA